GATATTGCTCTGGGACATACATTTTGGACAGTCCATCATCACGAACTGCACCCTCACCAATAATGGCACGACCTAGCTCAACATTTGATTGCAAAGCCCCTGCTGAACCCACACGAATAATCCGTTTTATCCCAATATTATGTAATTCTTCCACAGCAATTGCCGCAGAAGGTGCTCCAATCCCAGTAGAGAGGGCAAGGATAGCTTTCCCTTTATAGGAGCCTCGAATTGAACGAAATTCACGATTATATTTTAGCTCAACTGGGCTTGTTAACTGTTTTGCGACTTGGTCAATCCGCGCAGGATCTCCCACGATAATTGCATCTTCTGCTGCATCACTTCTGGTTAATTGAATATGGGCTTGTAATTCTTGCATTTTGTCAGGCTCCTTTATCTTTATAACTTACATTATAAAACTTTTATTTTGTAAATGTTTACAAAATCTTATTTTATTCTTTACGTTTTAAATAAAAAAAGCAATACAGTATTCCAAAGACAAAAAAAGACCCAAACTGGGTCTTTTCGAGGATATTTTTGAATTTTTCTTACAAATCGTTAATATCGAAGTCTTCGCCGAGGAAGTCAGCAAGTGAGAAGCCTTCTTGTGTTTCTGGCAAATCGTATGAAGGTTTAGCAACTTTACGTGGTGCGCGAGGTTTGCGGTCACGTTTTTCGCCATCGTTGTCGTTGTTACGAGCTGGACGAGCAGGAGCTTCTTCAAGCGCTTTGATAGAAAGTGAGATACGTTCTTCTTCTGGTTTCACGTCGAGAACTTTTACGTTCACAACTTGACCAACTTTAAGGACGTCTTTTGGATTTTCAACACGTTCCCAAGAGATTTGTGAAACGTGAACAAGTCCTTCAACACCTGGGTAAAGTTCAACAAAGGCACCGAAGTCTGTCAAACGTTTAACAGTTCCTTCAACAGTTGAGCCAACTGGAGCTTTTTCTTCAACTTGTTCCCAAGGACCAGCTTGAGTTGCTTTAAGTGAAAGTGAAAGACGTCCAGCTTCTGGATCAAGTTTCAAGATTTTAACGTTAACAACATCGCCAGGTTTAACGGCGTCTGATGGACGTTTGATGCGGTTATGTGAAAGTTCAGAAACGTGAACCAATCCGTCGATACCACCAAGGTCAACGAATGCACCGAAGTTAGTTACGCGTGAAACTGTACCTTCAACGATATCGCCTTCTTGAAGTTGAGCAAATGCTTCTTTGCGCATTTCGATTGCTTCAGCTTCAACAACAGCACGACGGCTAAGGATGAAGCGGTTTTCTGAAGCGTTAACTTCGATGATTTTAGCTTCGATTTCTTCGCCGACAAATTTCTTAGTATCTTTTACGAAGTAGGTATCGATCATAGATGCAGGGATAAATCCACGTACACCGTTATAATCTACTGAAAGTCCGCCTTTAACGTCTTTAGTAACTTTAACTGTTACGATTTCGCCTTCTTTGCCTTCCAATTGAGTCCAAGCTTTGCGAGCTTCAAGACGTTTCAATGAAAGAAGGTATACGTTTGCGCCTTCTGCTTCTTTACCAACGATTTGTTTAATTACGAGTAAGTCAAGAACATCACCAGCTTTAACGAATGTATTGATATCAGCATCTTTATCGTTTGTGATTTCGCGAAGCGTAAGGACACCTTCGACACCAGTTCCTACGATGGCAACAGTTGCTTGCCCGTTTTCGACTGAAAGGATTTCGCCTTTAACGACGTCGCGTACTTTAACGTCTTCAACGCTGTTTAATAGTGTTTCAAATTCGTTCATTTGTAAAAAAAATTCCTCCAACAATTTGGCTGATACACAGCCTTACAAAGTATTATACCATAAAAAATCGCTTTGGGAAAGGATTATTCTTTTTTAAATGGTAAAAAATTTTTTCAGGTTTTAAAATGTTACAAAAATGTGTAACTTTTTAAAAATTTCTGCGATAACATACATTTTTTTGTAAGCCTTCTGCAGTCAAAATTGTTTGAGAAAACAAAAGCCGTGCCTTACTTTTGTCGGTCGGATCGTGTTTTCCCGTGTAATCAATCTTGCCATTGGGCAATCTGACAGGGATTTTTGCTCCTTCGGGGTAAAAAGTAAGCTGTGCTGAATGCCGGTATGGGCTTTCGGGACGGCTGTTCAGATAAGGAATTCCCCACTCTGTCTTACCTCCCAAACTTAGAAAATATCGCTTTCCTTTGGCTATAAGAACCCCTTTGTCCACTGCTAAGCGTATCCAATTTTTATCTTTGCTTTTCCAATTTCCTTCGAGGGAGGAAAAATTACCATGTTCTAATTGGTCATATTCCAGTTGCTGCAGCTCTTGTTCGTTGTAATTGATGAAAATTTTATTAGATTTTACTGGTTGGCTTCGGATTGGGGAAAAATCAAGCAACATGACAAAAACTAAGCTTACAGCAATGATTAAAAAGGAGAGAGCTATTTTTTTCTTTTTAATATTTTTCATAAATCTACCTCTGATTATTAGAAAATGATTACAAAACAATTATAACATGAGTAACTCTCCGACTAAAATGAAACGCTGATTTTTTAAGAAAAAAACCTGCCTTTATCGACAGGTTTTTATATTTTATTGATATTGCATCACTTGAGCAGCTTTGTAGGCCACGTCAATGAGTGCTCCTCCCAGACATTCTTCACCGTCATAAAAGACAACGGCTTGTCCTGGAGTAATCGCACGGACAGGTTCGTCAAAATCAACAGTGACTTTGTCACCATTGACATGAATAGTCACGCCTGTATCTGCTTGACGATAGCGGAATTTGGCTGTGCAGTGCAAGTCAAAAGTTTCTGGCATTTCATGCGTGAAGCTAAGGTTGCTAGCATCAAGGCTGGTTGAATAGAGGTGTTCGTGGTGGAAGCCTTGTCCAACATAAAGCGTATTGGTTTTCAGGTCTTTTCCGACAACGAACCAAGGATCACTGGTCAATTGTCCGTGTTGGCCTCCGATCCCGAGTCCGCCACGTTGGCCAATCGTATAATACATCAAGCCTGCGTGAGTTCCCATTTCAACGCCATCAAGGGTCATCATTTTCCCAGATTGAGCAGGGAGATATTCACTGAGGAAATTTTTGAAGTTCTTTTCACCGATGAAGCAAATTCCTGTGGAATCTTTTTTCTTGGCTGTAGCAAGTCCTGCTTTTTCAGCGATTTTACGTACTTCTGGCTTTTCCAAGTGACCTAAAGGAAACATGGTCTTTTTAAGTTGTTCTTGGGTGAGTTGGCTAAGGAAATAAGTTTGGTCTTTGTTATTGTCCGCGCCACGGAGCATATGAACCACGCCATTTTCGTCTGTTTTAACTTGAGCGTAGTGACCTGTGGCCACATAATCTGCACCGAGTTCCATCGCATAATCTAAAAAGGCTTTGAATTTAATTTCTTTGTTGCACATGACATCGGGATTGGGTGTACGTCCTGCGCGATATTCGGCAAGGAAGTATTCAAAAACGCGATCCCAATACTCTTTTTCAAAGTTGACGGAGTAGTAAGGAACGCCAATCTGGTCGGCTACCGCTGCCACGTCTTTGTAGTCTTCTGTCGCTGTGCAGACGCCATTTTCATCGGTATCGTCCCAGTTTTTCATGAAAACGCCGATGACGTCATAGCCTTGTTCTTTGAGGAGCAGGGCTGTGACTGAGCTGTCTACACCGCCGGACATTCCGACGACGACGCGAGTTTGTGCTGGCATTTTGCCATTTTTGTTTGTGTTATCCATTAATTTTTCACCATCTCTTTCTATTTTGATTTGAGGTCAGAGAAAATGCTGACGAAAGTTCAAAAGGACTTACGTCAGTAAGTTTTTGCTTTTCGTCAGTAAATTCTCTGGCTTTTGTTACACAAAATATCAGTTGAAGGCTGATTTTTGCTGGTTTCTTCAGTTGAAGGCTGAATTTAATAGGTAACTTATCAAGTATAGCATATTTCGCCGGTTGATGATAGTTAATTTTTATTTTTTTATTTAATAATTCTGTTTTTTTTAAAATTAAGGTTGCACATGAGTGAAAAATAAGCTATAATCTATTGATATGCTTGTATTCTTTAGTGTGATTCTTTTGGAAAAAGCTAAAGATTTAAGGCAGAAAATAAATGAGTACAGGAAAATTACTTTGGCATTCCACGAACAATTGACAAAATTAGTCCAATCTTCTAATAAATCTTTCAACCAAATTGAGCGAGAATTAGGCTATCCCAGAAATGCCCTTGCGAATTATCGTCAGAATAGCAAAAATCCTAGCACAAAACGTTTGAAGGAATTAGCAGATTATTTTGGTGTTGCTCCTGAGCATCTGCTCGGACGTGATGAGCGTTATACTTATGATAAAACAATCTTGCTTTTTGAAAGCCTAAAAATGGAAAGCAAACAAAAATTTTTAGACTACGCCTTACGAAAATTGGGGCGAGAAAACTTTGAAAAAGGTATCTTGTGAAAATTATCGCAAGGTTTTTTAATTTGATTTGTCAAAAGCAGCAGCCTGTAAAAAGCGTGCTATAATAAGTAAATGAGCAAAAACACAATGAACCCTTTAGTCTTTAATACGCAAATCAATGCGGTTAAATATGCACAAGCTCCACAAAATTCAACACGCTGTCCCTTTTGTGATACGGAACATTTGACGAATATTTTGCGGATTTCAGATCATAAAATTTGGTTGAAAAATAAATTCCCTACACTCGAAGACGCGGAAATGACGGTGATTATTGAGTCTGATAAACATTTAGGAGATATTTCAACTTATGACTCGGCTGAAAATCGCTCGGTTTTCCGTTTTGCTTTTGACTGCTGGGACGAGATGATTCAATCTGAGCTTTACCAGTCGGTTTTGATGTTCAAAAACTTTGGGCCACGTTCTGGCGGAACTTTGCGCCACCCTCATTTGCAGGTGGTCGGGCTGAAAAATCTTGATGGTTATGCGCAAATTTCTCCAGAGAATTTTACAGGCGTTGAAATCAGAAAAAATGGTGTTACAGTCACGCTCTCAACCGAGCCCATCATGGGTTTTGTGGAGTTCAATGTTTTGATTTCTGACTTGGACAAAGTTGAGGATTTGGCAGATTTTGTGCATGAAATCACGGCCTATTTGATGAGCGACTATATGGACGGGCGCTGCGATTCTTATAACTTATTTTTCCATCATTTAGACGGGAAATATATCTGTAAAATCGTGCCACGATTTATCACGTCGCCTTACTACATTGGCTACAAGATTCCACAGGTCAATCGCCTAGAAAAACTCAGAGAAATTGCTGACGAAATCAAAATGAGACTAGAAAAAAATGTTGAATAAAATCCGTCAGCATTTTTTTGCTTTTCGTCAGTATTTTCTCTGCAAATCAGCTTGAAATAAGCTTAGATTTGCTATAATAGAATCATGAAATTTATCAAGAAAAATAAATGGGGTATTTTAGCTAGCTTTTTTATTCCTTTGCTCTTAATGGCATTGGCACTGTTTTTGTCGGGGATTTACTGGGGGAGCACGCGGTCTATTTTGGCGGGTGACGCTTATCATCAGTATGTGGCGATTCACGCGCTTTATCGCAATATTTTACATTCGGCGGGAACTCAAGGTTTTTTCTATACGTTCACCAGCGGTTTAGGGCTAAATCTTTATGCTTTTTCGGCATATTATATGGGTAGCTTTCTCATGCCGCTGACTTTTTTCTTTGATCTCAAAAGTATGCCAGATGCTCTTTATTTGTTGACCTTGCTCAAGTTTGGGCTGATTGGCTTATCAGGTTTTGTGAGTTTCAAACAAATGTATCAAAAACTGTCAACGCTTTTGGTTCTGAGCTTGAGTACGGCTTTTGCTTTGATGAGTTTTCTGACTTCGCAGCTGGAAATCATCATGTGGTTGGACGTTTTCATCTTGTTGCCCTTGATTATGTGGGGGCTGCATTCGCTCATGGATGCTGGGAAACGCTGGCTTTATTTTGTGAGTTTATTGATTTTATTTATTCAAAATTATTATTTTGGGTTCATGATTGCCATTTTCTTGGTGCTTTATTTCTTTGCTCGTCTGACTTTTGGGGCATGGTCTTGGCGCAAAATTGCTGATTTTCTGCTGACGTCACTGCTGGCTGGCCTATCAAGCTTGGTGATGTTGCTGCCGATGTATCTTGATTTAAAGGCAAACAATTCAGATGCCCTTTCCAAAACAACTGGACTTTTCACAGACAATTCGCATTGGTTTGATTTGTTTGCCAAAAATTTTGTCGGAAGCTATGACACCACGCAATTTAACGCGATCCCGATGATTTATGTCGGCATGATGCCCCTTGCTCTGGCTCTTCTCTTTTTCTTTGCTCGGTCAATCCGCTGGCAAAGCAAACTTGCGTTTGGGGCTGTGCTTGCGTTTTTGGTGGCTTCGTTTTATTTCCAAATCTTGGACTTGTTTTGGCAAGGGATGCACTC
The DNA window shown above is from Lactococcus sp. S-13 and carries:
- the mnmA gene encoding tRNA 2-thiouridine(34) synthase MnmA gives rise to the protein MPAQTRVVVGMSGGVDSSVTALLLKEQGYDVIGVFMKNWDDTDENGVCTATEDYKDVAAVADQIGVPYYSVNFEKEYWDRVFEYFLAEYRAGRTPNPDVMCNKEIKFKAFLDYAMELGADYVATGHYAQVKTDENGVVHMLRGADNNKDQTYFLSQLTQEQLKKTMFPLGHLEKPEVRKIAEKAGLATAKKKDSTGICFIGEKNFKNFLSEYLPAQSGKMMTLDGVEMGTHAGLMYYTIGQRGGLGIGGQHGQLTSDPWFVVGKDLKTNTLYVGQGFHHEHLYSTSLDASNLSFTHEMPETFDLHCTAKFRYRQADTGVTIHVNGDKVTVDFDEPVRAITPGQAVVFYDGEECLGGALIDVAYKAAQVMQYQ
- a CDS encoding helix-turn-helix domain-containing protein; protein product: MAFHEQLTKLVQSSNKSFNQIERELGYPRNALANYRQNSKNPSTKRLKELADYFGVAPEHLLGRDERYTYDKTILLFESLKMESKQKFLDYALRKLGRENFEKGIL
- a CDS encoding DUF4931 domain-containing protein, whose product is MSKNTMNPLVFNTQINAVKYAQAPQNSTRCPFCDTEHLTNILRISDHKIWLKNKFPTLEDAEMTVIIESDKHLGDISTYDSAENRSVFRFAFDCWDEMIQSELYQSVLMFKNFGPRSGGTLRHPHLQVVGLKNLDGYAQISPENFTGVEIRKNGVTVTLSTEPIMGFVEFNVLISDLDKVEDLADFVHEITAYLMSDYMDGRCDSYNLFFHHLDGKYICKIVPRFITSPYYIGYKIPQVNRLEKLREIADEIKMRLEKNVE
- the rpsA gene encoding 30S ribosomal protein S1, producing MNEFETLLNSVEDVKVRDVVKGEILSVENGQATVAIVGTGVEGVLTLREITNDKDADINTFVKAGDVLDLLVIKQIVGKEAEGANVYLLSLKRLEARKAWTQLEGKEGEIVTVKVTKDVKGGLSVDYNGVRGFIPASMIDTYFVKDTKKFVGEEIEAKIIEVNASENRFILSRRAVVEAEAIEMRKEAFAQLQEGDIVEGTVSRVTNFGAFVDLGGIDGLVHVSELSHNRIKRPSDAVKPGDVVNVKILKLDPEAGRLSLSLKATQAGPWEQVEEKAPVGSTVEGTVKRLTDFGAFVELYPGVEGLVHVSQISWERVENPKDVLKVGQVVNVKVLDVKPEEERISLSIKALEEAPARPARNNDNDGEKRDRKPRAPRKVAKPSYDLPETQEGFSLADFLGEDFDINDL
- a CDS encoding nucleoside phosphorylase — its product is MQELQAHIQLTRSDAAEDAIIVGDPARIDQVAKQLTSPVELKYNREFRSIRGSYKGKAILALSTGIGAPSAAIAVEELHNIGIKRIIRVGSAGALQSNVELGRAIIGEGAVRDDGLSKMYVPEQYPAVPSSDLLVKAKEIAPEAVYGIIRSHDGFYMDGNEKTQAFWSNFGLVGEDMESGALMTVGRLRGIETLSILNNVVLYGEDLQAGVNDLVAGAEKVALGEERTIEIALEILSK